The Apostichopus japonicus isolate 1M-3 chromosome 20, ASM3797524v1, whole genome shotgun sequence genome contains a region encoding:
- the LOC139961675 gene encoding interferon-induced very large GTPase 1-like isoform X1 yields MEPHHKKALNRTLILFKDSLEPNMIIPFLIKDGIMSFHDRDEIKSETIRQERVLNFIANLQRKGGRAYECFMRALQEVEEYDTLAATLKRNEERENRKWKEQNYTETRSKSNEPDIQHTYWTNPRSVYQNLSQTSAAPLYQASTEQEDAATERRSKSNEPDIQHTYWTNSRSVYQKLLKTSEAPLHQASTSRSVYQKLLKTSEAPLHQASTEQEDAATERRRKSNEGALPDVEPIYETNLRSLYQHVSQTSAAPLHPASTEQEDAASGGDFSGIREKEEDLKTFMTDSGLVDYYPCKLTLTYVKEVRTLDVMENNPALLFITKLTSFDCRVVWRENIGLQHGSFRDFLFALFHCSDPHLRQHIMEKLSACQLAVTVLLPSLNVLGKPVLLLWALRRIVKMWKEKEGSFAIERNMISTPIFTAAFIRVGDIPISKSLVLNDLLGRVQGYESYRYFLSHEDEKEDIFFASGSVEAQWYLPIHGRKEDILNEPTLLLNLRGDSRESISETKVLCKVANAVFLFVDNAEVKRYAKDIDVIRNMFPKVVIIYLNSQSTQTQKQKTTYLSSVRSKKQFRLRGSDDNCIEFDTENDRSADLSKEICHKVLEACSCTDSADYKRIDTWHKLCGGDIEIDEDTDCYKEARKLFREVFPDPSFSANVKKIKESLTLHKDWLEWVKIDQEPLSTTDERIENQLEQKRQKKSQIRDRQSAQGLSGTMQRLQNNLQQISNRESDNTIHYFMTLFQSYIEELNSSTLPPLMAKIDECNAFLKHSKRTITAVEKVSNAAEKGAEKEDRIKQILKETSEQFSQIHLTCEHFIREFGQLFEANVASKANHEDPVNKRLTDMAATLLMNGYPLEILDGECAYVPINWICGVLNSVSKTLNNPNIFVLSIIGVQSSGKSTLFNSMFGVRFPVRAGRCTRGLFLQLLKVSSECQENFKFEYLVVIDTEGLQSPDRTVNNDRKFDNTIATLAMCVGDLTLLNIGQETIGKDMIDILQIVVHALIRMKQVKLVSHCRIIQQRVGDIGAAGSNQSNMAIIKEALNKATLAAAREEQVENVKEFSDLFPLIEEHDLQFFPCLWMGPMSPPNSAYSEKVQSLKTNMFSSKDNHCKLNPKFTFEKFISLLSDVWVAVSEEDFVFHFQNTFDILSHQSFRFEQNKLIGTMRTNMVEWELKNELHDFSQSNRHNFLLSLEKTVRKEWERVTDAIDAYVKEHADEEEVKRRETSIKKDAEDVARDIERAIKQNLEYQFKTQNELDSLPQFFKNAKLELRKAAREKALEVRSENPRKDWKKVDEFLSNTFDDLWRLKCSDIESKYSQHTISSDAIDLACENSVTKLLTNSPFSKTLNMVVERKAKEETGILKRYGKRVLDGIFGSKDNSPSYGNEFVILLTTQLKLLRREYRLKPFNRIKVDGILSLLFDELKKQNLNDTVIVNALLASKEEIAKVCKYNQNQLSKKYSPTLLFQAEERQLRQDFYSYFVATVKKRSAPSRAYSDLLSVCLDLVIDELNVKLLRKLRNISYLNDKKIMIGTVLQELCRREDPEEYYQFIQYNDQFIEKWLQSKIIETLVSQTVWLREICQEIIGPFLESMELVLVTVGEKLQQQRSQGRKPTLAQWVEIMLKQPYVADNVKFQQAFVISDDTTVYSSSFTEILHTLIDKNLQKDVLQELQLNAAMNKDSAMVLLSKMKIDIQFNILDHLQGCEQVCPFCKANCFLQGQNHLHQAITHYPQGLAGFRNVETKLLSREPCTMLVARKSYWTYRMKTETKYKPYKKYANEFPDWDIAAMKYGEPADYWKWVMVKCNKYFSQKFDSKPASMPASWKTLTKDHALRSLKELYKV; encoded by the exons ATGGAGCCGCACCACAAAAAGGCGCTTAACAGAACTCTGATATTATTCAAGGACAGTTTGGAACCAAACATGATAATTCCTTTCCTTATTAAGGATGGAATAATGTCTTTCCATGATAGAGACGAAATTAAATCTGAGACGATTAGACAAGAAAgagttttaaattttattgcgAACCTTCAGAGGAAGGGTGGCCGTGCGTACGAATGTTTTATGAGGGCTCTACAAGAAGTTGAAGAATACGATACACTTGCAGCAACGCTGAAGAGAAACGAAGAGCGCGAAAATAGAAAATGGAAGGAACAGAATTATACAG AGACACGAAGTAAATCTAATGAACCCGATATCCAGCACACTTATTGGACAAACCCACGTAGCGTATATCAAAACCTTTCACAAACGTCAGCAGCACCGCTGTATCAAGCAAGTACAGAACAAGAAGATGCAGCAACAG AGAGACGAAGTAAATCAAATGAACCCGATATCCAGCACACTTATTGGACAAACTCACGTAGCGTATatcaaaaacttttgaaaacgtCAGAAGCACCGTTGCATCAAGCAAGTACATCACGTAGCGTATatcaaaaacttttgaaaacgtCAGAAGCACCGTTGCATCAAGCAAGTACAGAACAAGAAGATGCAGCAACAG AGAGACGAAGAAAATCAAATGAAGGTGCTTTACCCGATGTCGAGCCCATTTATGAGACAAACTTACGTAGTTTATATCAACACGTTTCACAAACGTCAGCAGCACCGCTGCATCCTGCAAGTACAGAGCAAGAAGATGCAGCATCGG GTGGAGACTTTTCTGGTATACGTGAAAAGGAAGAAGACCTGAAAACGTTTATGACTGATTCTGGTCTTGTCGATTACTATCCATGTAAGCTGACTTTAACGTACGTGAAAGAAGTCAGAACACTTGATGTTATGGAGAACAACCCAGCTCTATTGTTTATCACTAAGTTGACTTCGTTCGATTGTAGGGTGGTTTGGAGAGAGAATATCGGACTCCAACATGGTAGTTTTAGAGACTTTCTTTTTGCATTATTTCACTGCTCGGATCCACATTTGAGGCAGCATATCATGGAAAAGTTGTCAGCTTGTCAACTAGCAGTCACTGTGTTACTTCCGAGCTTGAATGTGCTGGGTAAACCAGTGTTGCTGCTCTGGGCCTTACGGCGAATTGTAAAGATGTGGAAAGAGAAGGAAGGATCGTTTGCCATCGAAAGAAATATGATCAGTACCCCCATCTTCACCGCAGCGTTCATAAGAGTAGGTGATATCCCCATTTCTAAATCACTCGTATTGAACGATTTATTGGGCAGAGTACAGGGCTATGAAAGCTACCGTTACTTTCTGTCCCACGAAGACGAGAAGGAAGACATCTTTTTTGCTAGTGGGTCAGTAGAAGCACAATGGTATCTACCAATACACGGTAGGAAAGAGGACATTCTAAATGAGCCGACTTTGCTCTTGAATCTGCGTGGGGATTCGAGAGAAAGTATTAGCGAAACAAAAGTGTTGTGCAAAGTAGCCAATGCTGTGTTTCTCTTCGTGGATAACGCGGAAGTAAAAAGGTATGCTAAAGACATCGACGTCATAAGAAATATGTTTCCAAAGGTAGTTATTATATATCTGAATTCACAATCTACGCAAACTCAGAAACAGAAGACTACCTATCTAAGTTCAGTAAGATCTAAGAAGCAGTTTAGATTGCGGGGAAGCGACGATAACTGCATAGAGTTCGATACGGAGAATGACAGAAGCGCAGACCTTAGCAAGGAAATTTGTCATAAAGTATTAGAAGCCTGTTCCTGCACTGACAGTGCAGACTATAAAAGAATAGACACATGGCATAAGTTGTGTGGTGGTGACATCGAGATAGACGAAGACACTGATTGTTACAAGGAAGCGCGCAAGTTGTTTAGAGAAGTATTTCCAGACCCTTCATTCTCTGCTAACGTTAAGAAAATTAAGGAGTCGTTAACATTGCACAAGGACTGGCTAGAATGGGTAAAGATTGACCAGGAACCACTGTCGACGACTGATGAAAGAATTGAGAATCAGTTGgaacagaaaagacaaaaaaagagcCAGATACGAGATCGTCAAAGCGCGCAAGGTTTATCGGGAACAATGCAACGATTACAAAATAACCTACAACAAATATCGAACAGGGAAAGCGATAATACCATACATTATTTTATGACTCTCTTCCAATCGTATATTGAAGAATTAAACAGTTCAACATTACCTCCACTAATGGCAAAAATTGATGAATGCAATGCTTTCTTAAAACATTCCAAACGTACTATCACTGCAGTGGAGAAAGTCTCTAACGCAGCCGAGAAGGGAGCTGAAAAGGAAGATAGAATCAagcaaatattaaaagaaacgAGTGAACAGTTTAGTCAGATTCATTTAACTTGTGAACACTTTATTCGGGAATTTGGACAATTGTTTGAAGCAAACGTTGCTAGCAAGGCAAATCACGAGGATCCTGTAAACAAAAGACTGACAGATATGGCGGCTACGTTACTAATGAATGGATATCCATTAGAGATTTTAGATGGCGAATGCGCTTACGTTCCAATCAATTGGATTTGCGGAGTCTTGAATTCCGTCAGTAAAACTCTCAACAATCCGAACATTTTCGTTTTATCTATCATCGGCGTTCAAAGTAGTGGCAAGTCCACTCTGTTTAATAGCATGTTCGGTGTAAGGTTCCCTGTGCGTGCAGGTCGGTGTACCCGAGGTCTGTTCTTGCAATTACTGAAAGTAAGTAGTGAATGTCAGGAGAACTTTAAATTTGAGTATCTCGTCGTCATAGATACCGAAGGCCTACAATCTCCCGACCGTACTGTGAACAATGATCGTAAATTTGACAATACAATAGCAACTTTAGCAATGTGCGTTGGAGACCTCACATTACTTAACATTGGACAAGAAACTATTGGTAAAGATATGATTGATATCCTGCAAATTGTTGTGCACGCTCTGATAAGAATGAAGCAGGTTAAACTCGTATCTCATTGCCGTATCATTCAACAGAGAGTAGGGGACATAGGAGCCGCTGGAAGCAACCAGTCAAACATGGCTATTATTAAAGAGGCCCTAAACAAAGCGACTCTCGCGGCAGCGAGAGAAGAACAGGTAGAGAATGTCAAAGAATTTTCCGATCTTTTCCCACTTATCGAGGAACATGATCTACAATTTTTCCCATGTCTGTGGATGGGGCCCATGTCCCCTCCGAATAGCGCTTACAGTGAGAAAGTTCAAAGTTTGAAGACTAACATGTTTTCATCTAAAGATAATCACTGCAAGCTCAACCCCAAATTTACATTCGAGAAATTTATTTCGCTCTTAAGTGACGTTTGGGTCGCAGTATCAGAGGAAgattttgtgtttcattttcagAACACATTTGATATATTAAGCCACCAAAGTTTTCGTTTCGAGCAAAATAAGTTGATCGGAACCATGAGAACGAATATGGTCGAATGGGAACTTAAAAATGAATTGCATGACTTCAGCCAAAGCAATCGGCATAATTTCTTATTAAGCTTAGAGAAAACGGTCAGGAAAGAATGGGAAAGGGTTACTGATGCAATAGATGCCTATGTGAAGGAACACGCCGACGAAGAGGAGGTTAAGAGAAGAGAGACGAGTATTAAGAAGGATGCGGAAGATGTTGCACGTGATATAGAAAGAGCAATCAAGCAAAATCTTGAATACCAGTTCAAAACGCAAAATGAATTGGACTCTCTTCCGCAGTTTTTCAAGAACGCCAAACTTGAATTGAGGAAAGCTGCTAGGGAAAAAGCTTTAGAAGTCCGTTCTGAAAATCCTCGAAAGGATTGGAAGAAAGTAGACGAATTCTTAAGTAACACCTTTGACGACCTTTGGCGACTGAAATGTTCAGATATCGAGAGCAAGTATTCACAACACACAATCAGCAGCGATGCAATTGACCTTGCTTGCGAAAACAGCGTGACGAAGCTATTAACGAATTCACCATTCAGCAAGACACTTAATATGGTTGTAGAAAGGAAAGCTAAGGAGGAAACTGGTATCTTGAAGAGATACGGGAAAAGGGTTCTGGATGGCATATTTGGAAGTAAAGACAACAGTCCAAGTTATGGCAATGAATTTGTTATATTGCTCACTACTCAGCTTAAACTGCTTCGGAGAGAATACCGTTTGAAACCTTTCAACCGAATCAAGGTAGATGGCATTTTAAGTTTGCTTTTTGATgaattgaaaaaacaaaatctgaATGATACAGTCATTGTCAATGCTTTGCTAGCTTCAAAGGAAGAAATTGCGAAGGTTTGCAAATATAACCAGAATCAGCTGAGCAAGAAATATTCCCCCACTTTATTATTTCAGGCAGAAGAGAGACAATTACGTCAAGATTTTTACAGTTATTTCGTTGCGACAGTCAAGAAAAGGTCGGCTCCTAGTAGAGCTTATTCAGATTTATTGTCGGTTTGCTTAGATTTGGTTATCGATGAGCTGAACGTGAAACTTTTACGTAAATTGCGgaacatttcatatttgaatGATAAGAAGATAATGATAGGAACAGTTTTACAAGAGCTTTGTCGTAGAGAAGACCCTGAAGAATACTATCAGTTTATTCAATATAATGATCAATTCATCGAAAAGTGGTTGCAAAGCAAAATTATCGAAACACTTGTGTCGCAAACTGTTTGGTTGCGTGAAATATGTCAAGAAATTATAGGACCATTTCTTGAGTCGATGGAACTTGTTTTGGTCACTGTTGGAGAGAAATTGCAGCAACAGAGATCGCAGGGGCGGAAGCCAACATTAGCTCAGTGGGTTGAAATAATGTTGAAACAACCCTATGTTGCTGATAATGTAAAGTTCCAACAAGCGTTCGTAATTTCTGACGATACTACAGTTTATTCGTCTAGTTTCACCGAAATACTGCACACACTGATTGACAAGAATCTTCAGAAAGATGTTCTACAAGAACTTCAGTTAAATGCTGCCATGAACAAAGATAGTGCAATGGTTTTGCTATCGAAGATGAAAATTGATATCCAATTTAATATTCTCGATCATCTACAGGGCTGCGAACAAGTCTGTCCTTTCTGTAAAGCTAACTGTTTTTTGCAAGGGCAAAACCATCTCCATCAAGCTATTACCCATTATCCGCAAGGACTAGCTGGGTTTCGTAACGTCGAAACGAAACTTCTTTCTCGAGAGCCCTGTACGATGCTAGTAGCTCGTAAGTCGTATTGGACATACCGGATGAAAACCGAGACAAAATACAAACCGTACAAGAAATATGCTAACGAATTTCCCGACTGGGATATAGCTGCTATGAAATATGGCGAGCCAGCAGACTACTGGAAATGGGTGATGGTAAAATGCAATAAATACTTCTCACAAAAATTTGATTCCAAGCCAGCGTCTATGCCAGCTAGCTGGAAGACATTAACAAAAGACCATGCCCTGCGTAGTCTCAAAGAACTTTATAAAGTATAA